A region of Lagenorhynchus albirostris chromosome 20, mLagAlb1.1, whole genome shotgun sequence DNA encodes the following proteins:
- the MED1 gene encoding mediator of RNA polymerase II transcription subunit 1 isoform X2, with protein MSSLLERLHAKFNQNRPWSETIKLVRQVMEKRVVMSSGGHQHLVSCLETLQKALKVTSLPAMTDRLESIARQNGLGSHLSASGTECYITSDMFYVEVQLDPAGQLCDVKVAHHGENPVSCPELVQQLREKNFDEFSKHLKGLVNLYNLPGDNKLKTKMYLALQSLEQDLSKMAVMYWKATNAGPLDKILHGSVGYLTPRSGGHLMNLKYYASPSDLLDDKTTSPIILHENNVPRSLGMNASVTIEGTSAMYKLPIAPLIMGSHPVDNKWTPSFSSITSANSVDLPACFFLKFPQPIPVSRAFVQKLQNCTGIPLFETQPTYVPLYELITQFELSKDPDPIPLNHNMRFYAALPGQQHCYFLNKDAPLPDGRSLQGTLVSKITFQHPGRVPLILNLIRHQVAYNTLIGSCVKRTILKEDSPGLLQFEVCPLSESRFSVSFQHPVNDSLVCVVMDVQDSTHVSCKLYKGLSDALICTDDFIAKVVQRCMSIPVTMRAIRRKAETIQADTPALSLIAETVEDMVKKNLPPASSPGYGMTTGNNPMSGTTTPTNTFPGGPITTLFNMSMSIKDRHESVGHGEDFSKVSQNPILTSLLQITGNGGSTIGSSPTPPHHTPPPVSSMAGNTKNHPMLMNLLKDNPAQDFSTLYGSSPLERQNSSSGSPRMEMCSGSNKAKKKKSSRLPPDKPKHQTEDDFQRELFSMDVDSQNPIFDVNMTADTLDTPHITPAPSQCSTPPTTYPQPVPHPQSSIQRMVRLSSSDSIGPDVTDILSDIAEEASKLPSTSDDCPPIGTPVRDSSSSGHSQSALFDPDVFQANNNENPYTDPADLIADAAGSPSSDSPTNHFFPDGVDFNPDLLNSQSQSGFGEEYFDESSQSGDNDDFKGFTSQALNTLGVPMLGGDNGETKFKGNSQADTVDFSIIAVAGKALGPTDLMEHHSGSQSPLLTTGDLGKEKTQKRVKEGNGTSNSSLSGPGLDSKPGKRSRTPSNDGKSKDKPPKRKKADTEGKSPSHSCSNRPFTPPTSTGGSKSPGSSGRSQTPPGVATPPIPKITIQIPKGTVMVGKPSSHSQYTSSGSVSSSGSKSHHSHSSSSSASNSGKMKSSKSEGSSSSKLSSSIYSSQGSSGSSQSKNSSQSGGKPGSSPITKHGLSSGSSSTKMKPQGKPSSLMNPSLSKPNISPSHSRPPGGSDKLASPMKPVPGTPPSSKAKSPISSGSGGSHMSGTSSSTGMKSSSGLGSSGSLSQKTPPSSNSCTASSSSFSSSGSSMSSSQNQHGSSKGKSPSRNKKPSLTAVIDKLKHGVVTSGPGGEDPMDGQVGVSTNSSSHPVSSKHNMSGGEFQGKREKSDKDKSKVSTLGGSVDSSKKTSESKNVGSTGVAKIIISKHDGGSPSIKAKVTLQKPGESSEGLRPQMASSKNYGSPLISGSTPKHERGSPSHSKSPAYTPQNLDSESESGSSIAEKSYQNSPSSDDGIRPLPEYSTEKHKKHKKEKKKVKDKDRDRDRDKDRDKKKSHSIKPESWSKSPISSDQSLSMTSNTILSTDRPSRLSPDFMIGEEDDDLMDVALIGN; from the exons ggaaaaaaattttgatgaattttcTAAGCACCTTAAGGGTCTTGTTAATCTTTATAACCTTCCAGGGGACaa CAAACTAAAGACTAAAATGTACTTGGCTCTCCAATCCTTAGAACAGGATCTATCTAAAATGGCAGTTATGTATTG GAAAGCAACCAATGCTGGTCCCTTGGATAAGATTCTTCATGGAAGTGTTGGCTATCTCACTCCAAGAAGTGGGG GTCATTTGATGAACTTGAAGTATTATGCTTCTCCTTCTGACCTGCTGGATGATAAGACTACATCCCCTATCATTTTGCATGAGAATAATG ttCCTCGATCTTTGGGCATGAATGCATCAGTGACAATCGAAGGAACATCTGCTATGTATAAACTCCCAATTGCACCATTAATTATGGGGTCACATCCAGTTGACAACAAATG gactccctccttctcctcaaTCACCAGTGCCAACAGTGTTGATCTTCCTGCCTGTTTCTTCTTGAAATTTCCCCAGCCAATCCCAGTATCTAGAGCATTTGTTCAGAAACTTCAGAACTGCACAG GAATTCCATTGTTTGAAACCCAACCAACTTATGTACCCCTTTATGAACTGATCACTCAATTTGAGCTGTCAAAGGACCCTGACCCTATACCTTTGAATCACAACATGCGATTTTATGCT GCTCTTCCAGGTCAGCAGCATTGCTATTTCCTCAACAAAGATGCTCCTCTTCCAGATGGTAGAAGTCTACAGGGAACCCTTGTTAGCAAAATCACCTTTCAGCACCCTGGCCGGGTTCCTCTTATCCTGAATCTGATCAGACACCAAGTGGCCTATAACACCCTAATTGGAAGCTGTGTCAAAAGAACTATTCTGAAAGAAG aTTCTCCTGGGCTACTCCAATTTGAAGTGTGTCCCCTCTCAGAATCCCGTTTCAGCGTATCTTTTCAGCACCCTGTGAATGACTCCCTGGTGTGTG TGGTAATGGATGTGCAGGACTCAACACATGTGAGCTGTAAACTCTACAAGGGGCTGTCAGATGCACTCATCTGCACAGATGACTTCATTGCCAAAGTTGTTCAAAG atgtatGTCCATCCCTGTGACGATGAGGGCTATTCGGAGGAAAGCTGAAACCATTCAGGCCGACACTCCAGCACTGTCCCTCATTGCAGAGACAGTTGAAGACATGGTGAAAAAGAACCTGCCCCCGGCTAGCAGCCCAGGGTATGGCATGACCACAGGCAACAACCCAATGAGTGGTACCACTACACCAACCAACACCTTTCCGGGGGGTCCCATTACCACCTTGTTTAATATGAGCATGAGCATCAAAGATCGGCATGAGTCGGTGGGCCATGGGGAGGACTTCAGCAAGGTATCTCAGAACCCAATTCTTACCAGTTTGTTGCAAATCACAGGGAACGGGGGGTCTACCATTGGCTCGAGTCCGACCCCTCCTCATCACACGCCGCCACCTGTCTCTTCGATGGCCGGCAACACCAAGAACCACCCGATGCTCATGAACCTTCTTAAAGATAATCCTGCCCAGGATTTCTCAACCCTTTATGGAAGCAGCCCTTTAGAAAGGCAGAACTCCTCTTCCGGCTCACCCCGGATGGAAATGTGCTCGGGAAGCAACAAGGCAAAGAAGAAGAAGTCATCAAGATTACCACCTGACAAACCCAAGCACCAGACTGAAGATGACTTTCAGAGGGAGCTATTTTCAATGGATGTTGACTCACAGAACCCTATCTTTGATGTCAACATGACAGCTGACACGCTGGATACGCCACACATCACTCCAGCTCCAAGCCAGTGTAGCACTCCCCCAACAACTTACCCACAACCAGTACCTCATCCCCAATCCAGTATTCAAAGGATGGTCCGACTATCCAGTTCAGACAGCATTGGCCCGGATGTAACTGATATCCTTTCAGACATTGCAGAAGAAGCTTCTAAGCTTCCCAGCACTAGTGACGATTGTCCACCCATTGGCACCCCTGTTCGAGATTCTTCAAGCTCTGGGCATTCTCAGAGTGCCCTCTTTGACCCTGATGTCTTTCAAgccaataataatgaaaatccaTACACTGATCCAGCTGACCTTATTGCAGATGCTGCTGGAAGCCCCAGTAGTGACTCTCCTAccaatcatttttttcctgatggAGTAGATTTCAATCCTGATTTGTTGAACAGCCAGAGCCAAAGTGGTTTTGGAGAAGAATATTTTGATGAAAGCAGCCAAAGTGGAGATAATGATGATTTCAAAGGATTTACATCTCAGGCACTAAATACTTTGGGGGTGCCAATGCTTGGAGGTGATAATGGGGAGACTAAGTTTAAAGGCAATAGCCAAGCTGACACAGTTGATTTCAGTATAATAGCAGTGGCTGGTAAGGCTTTGGGTCCTACAGATCTTATGGAGCATCACAGTGGTAGCCAGAGTCCATTATTGACCACTGGGGACTTAGGGAAAGAAAAGACTCAAAAGAGAGTAAAGGAAGGCAATGGCACCAGTAACAGTAGTCTATCAGGGCCAGGATTAGACAGCAAACCAGGGAAGCGCAGTCGAACCCCTTCTAATGATGGCAAAAGCAAAGATAAGCCTCCAAAACGGAAGAAGGCAGACACTGAGGGGAAGTCTCCATCTCACAGTTGTTCTAACCGACCTTTCACCCCACCTACTAGTACAGGTGGATCCAAATCTCCAGGCAGTTCAGGAAGATCTCAGACTCCCCCAGGTGTTGCCACACCACCCATTCCCAAAATCACTATTCAGATTCCTAAGGGAACCGTGATGGTGGGCAAGCCCTCCTCTCACAGTCAGTATACCAGCAGTGGTTCTGTGTCTTCCTCAGGAAGTAAAAGCCACCATAGCCATTCTTCCTCGTCTTCTGCTTCCAACTCAGGCAAGATGAAAAGCAGTAAATCAGAAGGTTCATCAAGTTCCAAGTTAAGTAGCAGTATATATTCTAGCCAGGGGTCTTCGGGATCTAGCCAGTCCAAAAATTCATCCCAGTCTGGGGGGAAGCCTGGCTCCTCTCCTATTACCAAGCATGGCCTGAGCAGTGGCTCCAGCAGCACCAAGATGAAACCTCAAGGGAAGCCATCATCACTTATGAATCCTTCTTTGAGTAAACCAAACATATCCCCTTCCCATTCAAGGCCACCTGGAGGCTCTGATAAGCTTGCCTCTCCAATGAAGCCTGTTCCTGGGACTCCCCCATCCTCTAAAGCCAAGTCTCCTATCAGTTCAGGTTCTGGTGGTTCTCACATGTCTGGAACTAGTTCAAGCACTGGCATGAAGTCATCTTCAGGGTTAGGATCTTCAGGCTCATTGTCTCAGAAAACTCCCCCATCATCTAACTCTTGTACAgcatcttcctcttccttttcctcaagTGGCTCTTCCATGTCATCCTCTCAGAACCAGCATGGGAGTTCCAAAGGGAAATCTCCCAGCAGAAATAAGAAGCCGTCCTTAACAGCTGTCATAGATAAACTGAAGCATGGGGTTGTCACCAGTGGCCCTGGGGGTGAAGACCCAATGGACGGCCAGGTGGGGGTGAGCACAAATTCTTCTAGCCATCCTGTGTCCTCCAAACATAACATGTCAGGAGGAGAGTTCCAGGGCAAGCGTGAGAAAAGTGATAAAGACAAATCAAAGGTTTCCACCTTGGGGGGCTCGGTGGATTCATCTAAGAAGACCTCAGAGTCAAAAAATGTGGGGAGCACGGGTGTGGCAAAAATTATCATCAGCAAGCATGATGGGGGATCCCCCAGCATTAAAGCCAAAGTGACTTTGCAGAAACCTGGGGAAAGTAGTGAAGGGCTGAGGCCTCAGATGGCCTCCTCCAAAAACTATGGCTCTCCACTCATCAGTGGTTCCACTCCAAAGCATGAGCGTGGCTCTCCCAGTCATAGTAAGTCACCAGCATATACCCCCCAGAATCTGGACAGTGAGAGTGAGTCAGGCTCCTCCATAGCAGAGAAGTCTTATCAGAACAGTCCCAGCTCAGATGATGGCATCCGACCTCTTCCAGAGTACAGCACAGAGAAGCATAAgaagcacaaaaaagaaaagaagaaagtaaaagacaaagaTAGGGACCGGGACCGGGACAAAGACCGAGACAAGAAAAAATCTCATAGCATCAAGCCAGAGAGTTGGTCTAAATCACCCATCTCTTCAGACCAGTCCTTGTCTATGACAAGTAACACAATCTTATCTACAGACAGGCCCTCAAGGCTTAGCCCTGACTTTATGATTGGGGAGGAAGATGACGATCTTATGGATGTGGCCCTGATTGGCAACTAG
- the MED1 gene encoding mediator of RNA polymerase II transcription subunit 1 isoform X1, which yields MKAQGETEESEKLSKMSSLLERLHAKFNQNRPWSETIKLVRQVMEKRVVMSSGGHQHLVSCLETLQKALKVTSLPAMTDRLESIARQNGLGSHLSASGTECYITSDMFYVEVQLDPAGQLCDVKVAHHGENPVSCPELVQQLREKNFDEFSKHLKGLVNLYNLPGDNKLKTKMYLALQSLEQDLSKMAVMYWKATNAGPLDKILHGSVGYLTPRSGGHLMNLKYYASPSDLLDDKTTSPIILHENNVPRSLGMNASVTIEGTSAMYKLPIAPLIMGSHPVDNKWTPSFSSITSANSVDLPACFFLKFPQPIPVSRAFVQKLQNCTGIPLFETQPTYVPLYELITQFELSKDPDPIPLNHNMRFYAALPGQQHCYFLNKDAPLPDGRSLQGTLVSKITFQHPGRVPLILNLIRHQVAYNTLIGSCVKRTILKEDSPGLLQFEVCPLSESRFSVSFQHPVNDSLVCVVMDVQDSTHVSCKLYKGLSDALICTDDFIAKVVQRCMSIPVTMRAIRRKAETIQADTPALSLIAETVEDMVKKNLPPASSPGYGMTTGNNPMSGTTTPTNTFPGGPITTLFNMSMSIKDRHESVGHGEDFSKVSQNPILTSLLQITGNGGSTIGSSPTPPHHTPPPVSSMAGNTKNHPMLMNLLKDNPAQDFSTLYGSSPLERQNSSSGSPRMEMCSGSNKAKKKKSSRLPPDKPKHQTEDDFQRELFSMDVDSQNPIFDVNMTADTLDTPHITPAPSQCSTPPTTYPQPVPHPQSSIQRMVRLSSSDSIGPDVTDILSDIAEEASKLPSTSDDCPPIGTPVRDSSSSGHSQSALFDPDVFQANNNENPYTDPADLIADAAGSPSSDSPTNHFFPDGVDFNPDLLNSQSQSGFGEEYFDESSQSGDNDDFKGFTSQALNTLGVPMLGGDNGETKFKGNSQADTVDFSIIAVAGKALGPTDLMEHHSGSQSPLLTTGDLGKEKTQKRVKEGNGTSNSSLSGPGLDSKPGKRSRTPSNDGKSKDKPPKRKKADTEGKSPSHSCSNRPFTPPTSTGGSKSPGSSGRSQTPPGVATPPIPKITIQIPKGTVMVGKPSSHSQYTSSGSVSSSGSKSHHSHSSSSSASNSGKMKSSKSEGSSSSKLSSSIYSSQGSSGSSQSKNSSQSGGKPGSSPITKHGLSSGSSSTKMKPQGKPSSLMNPSLSKPNISPSHSRPPGGSDKLASPMKPVPGTPPSSKAKSPISSGSGGSHMSGTSSSTGMKSSSGLGSSGSLSQKTPPSSNSCTASSSSFSSSGSSMSSSQNQHGSSKGKSPSRNKKPSLTAVIDKLKHGVVTSGPGGEDPMDGQVGVSTNSSSHPVSSKHNMSGGEFQGKREKSDKDKSKVSTLGGSVDSSKKTSESKNVGSTGVAKIIISKHDGGSPSIKAKVTLQKPGESSEGLRPQMASSKNYGSPLISGSTPKHERGSPSHSKSPAYTPQNLDSESESGSSIAEKSYQNSPSSDDGIRPLPEYSTEKHKKHKKEKKKVKDKDRDRDRDKDRDKKKSHSIKPESWSKSPISSDQSLSMTSNTILSTDRPSRLSPDFMIGEEDDDLMDVALIGN from the exons ggaaaaaaattttgatgaattttcTAAGCACCTTAAGGGTCTTGTTAATCTTTATAACCTTCCAGGGGACaa CAAACTAAAGACTAAAATGTACTTGGCTCTCCAATCCTTAGAACAGGATCTATCTAAAATGGCAGTTATGTATTG GAAAGCAACCAATGCTGGTCCCTTGGATAAGATTCTTCATGGAAGTGTTGGCTATCTCACTCCAAGAAGTGGGG GTCATTTGATGAACTTGAAGTATTATGCTTCTCCTTCTGACCTGCTGGATGATAAGACTACATCCCCTATCATTTTGCATGAGAATAATG ttCCTCGATCTTTGGGCATGAATGCATCAGTGACAATCGAAGGAACATCTGCTATGTATAAACTCCCAATTGCACCATTAATTATGGGGTCACATCCAGTTGACAACAAATG gactccctccttctcctcaaTCACCAGTGCCAACAGTGTTGATCTTCCTGCCTGTTTCTTCTTGAAATTTCCCCAGCCAATCCCAGTATCTAGAGCATTTGTTCAGAAACTTCAGAACTGCACAG GAATTCCATTGTTTGAAACCCAACCAACTTATGTACCCCTTTATGAACTGATCACTCAATTTGAGCTGTCAAAGGACCCTGACCCTATACCTTTGAATCACAACATGCGATTTTATGCT GCTCTTCCAGGTCAGCAGCATTGCTATTTCCTCAACAAAGATGCTCCTCTTCCAGATGGTAGAAGTCTACAGGGAACCCTTGTTAGCAAAATCACCTTTCAGCACCCTGGCCGGGTTCCTCTTATCCTGAATCTGATCAGACACCAAGTGGCCTATAACACCCTAATTGGAAGCTGTGTCAAAAGAACTATTCTGAAAGAAG aTTCTCCTGGGCTACTCCAATTTGAAGTGTGTCCCCTCTCAGAATCCCGTTTCAGCGTATCTTTTCAGCACCCTGTGAATGACTCCCTGGTGTGTG TGGTAATGGATGTGCAGGACTCAACACATGTGAGCTGTAAACTCTACAAGGGGCTGTCAGATGCACTCATCTGCACAGATGACTTCATTGCCAAAGTTGTTCAAAG atgtatGTCCATCCCTGTGACGATGAGGGCTATTCGGAGGAAAGCTGAAACCATTCAGGCCGACACTCCAGCACTGTCCCTCATTGCAGAGACAGTTGAAGACATGGTGAAAAAGAACCTGCCCCCGGCTAGCAGCCCAGGGTATGGCATGACCACAGGCAACAACCCAATGAGTGGTACCACTACACCAACCAACACCTTTCCGGGGGGTCCCATTACCACCTTGTTTAATATGAGCATGAGCATCAAAGATCGGCATGAGTCGGTGGGCCATGGGGAGGACTTCAGCAAGGTATCTCAGAACCCAATTCTTACCAGTTTGTTGCAAATCACAGGGAACGGGGGGTCTACCATTGGCTCGAGTCCGACCCCTCCTCATCACACGCCGCCACCTGTCTCTTCGATGGCCGGCAACACCAAGAACCACCCGATGCTCATGAACCTTCTTAAAGATAATCCTGCCCAGGATTTCTCAACCCTTTATGGAAGCAGCCCTTTAGAAAGGCAGAACTCCTCTTCCGGCTCACCCCGGATGGAAATGTGCTCGGGAAGCAACAAGGCAAAGAAGAAGAAGTCATCAAGATTACCACCTGACAAACCCAAGCACCAGACTGAAGATGACTTTCAGAGGGAGCTATTTTCAATGGATGTTGACTCACAGAACCCTATCTTTGATGTCAACATGACAGCTGACACGCTGGATACGCCACACATCACTCCAGCTCCAAGCCAGTGTAGCACTCCCCCAACAACTTACCCACAACCAGTACCTCATCCCCAATCCAGTATTCAAAGGATGGTCCGACTATCCAGTTCAGACAGCATTGGCCCGGATGTAACTGATATCCTTTCAGACATTGCAGAAGAAGCTTCTAAGCTTCCCAGCACTAGTGACGATTGTCCACCCATTGGCACCCCTGTTCGAGATTCTTCAAGCTCTGGGCATTCTCAGAGTGCCCTCTTTGACCCTGATGTCTTTCAAgccaataataatgaaaatccaTACACTGATCCAGCTGACCTTATTGCAGATGCTGCTGGAAGCCCCAGTAGTGACTCTCCTAccaatcatttttttcctgatggAGTAGATTTCAATCCTGATTTGTTGAACAGCCAGAGCCAAAGTGGTTTTGGAGAAGAATATTTTGATGAAAGCAGCCAAAGTGGAGATAATGATGATTTCAAAGGATTTACATCTCAGGCACTAAATACTTTGGGGGTGCCAATGCTTGGAGGTGATAATGGGGAGACTAAGTTTAAAGGCAATAGCCAAGCTGACACAGTTGATTTCAGTATAATAGCAGTGGCTGGTAAGGCTTTGGGTCCTACAGATCTTATGGAGCATCACAGTGGTAGCCAGAGTCCATTATTGACCACTGGGGACTTAGGGAAAGAAAAGACTCAAAAGAGAGTAAAGGAAGGCAATGGCACCAGTAACAGTAGTCTATCAGGGCCAGGATTAGACAGCAAACCAGGGAAGCGCAGTCGAACCCCTTCTAATGATGGCAAAAGCAAAGATAAGCCTCCAAAACGGAAGAAGGCAGACACTGAGGGGAAGTCTCCATCTCACAGTTGTTCTAACCGACCTTTCACCCCACCTACTAGTACAGGTGGATCCAAATCTCCAGGCAGTTCAGGAAGATCTCAGACTCCCCCAGGTGTTGCCACACCACCCATTCCCAAAATCACTATTCAGATTCCTAAGGGAACCGTGATGGTGGGCAAGCCCTCCTCTCACAGTCAGTATACCAGCAGTGGTTCTGTGTCTTCCTCAGGAAGTAAAAGCCACCATAGCCATTCTTCCTCGTCTTCTGCTTCCAACTCAGGCAAGATGAAAAGCAGTAAATCAGAAGGTTCATCAAGTTCCAAGTTAAGTAGCAGTATATATTCTAGCCAGGGGTCTTCGGGATCTAGCCAGTCCAAAAATTCATCCCAGTCTGGGGGGAAGCCTGGCTCCTCTCCTATTACCAAGCATGGCCTGAGCAGTGGCTCCAGCAGCACCAAGATGAAACCTCAAGGGAAGCCATCATCACTTATGAATCCTTCTTTGAGTAAACCAAACATATCCCCTTCCCATTCAAGGCCACCTGGAGGCTCTGATAAGCTTGCCTCTCCAATGAAGCCTGTTCCTGGGACTCCCCCATCCTCTAAAGCCAAGTCTCCTATCAGTTCAGGTTCTGGTGGTTCTCACATGTCTGGAACTAGTTCAAGCACTGGCATGAAGTCATCTTCAGGGTTAGGATCTTCAGGCTCATTGTCTCAGAAAACTCCCCCATCATCTAACTCTTGTACAgcatcttcctcttccttttcctcaagTGGCTCTTCCATGTCATCCTCTCAGAACCAGCATGGGAGTTCCAAAGGGAAATCTCCCAGCAGAAATAAGAAGCCGTCCTTAACAGCTGTCATAGATAAACTGAAGCATGGGGTTGTCACCAGTGGCCCTGGGGGTGAAGACCCAATGGACGGCCAGGTGGGGGTGAGCACAAATTCTTCTAGCCATCCTGTGTCCTCCAAACATAACATGTCAGGAGGAGAGTTCCAGGGCAAGCGTGAGAAAAGTGATAAAGACAAATCAAAGGTTTCCACCTTGGGGGGCTCGGTGGATTCATCTAAGAAGACCTCAGAGTCAAAAAATGTGGGGAGCACGGGTGTGGCAAAAATTATCATCAGCAAGCATGATGGGGGATCCCCCAGCATTAAAGCCAAAGTGACTTTGCAGAAACCTGGGGAAAGTAGTGAAGGGCTGAGGCCTCAGATGGCCTCCTCCAAAAACTATGGCTCTCCACTCATCAGTGGTTCCACTCCAAAGCATGAGCGTGGCTCTCCCAGTCATAGTAAGTCACCAGCATATACCCCCCAGAATCTGGACAGTGAGAGTGAGTCAGGCTCCTCCATAGCAGAGAAGTCTTATCAGAACAGTCCCAGCTCAGATGATGGCATCCGACCTCTTCCAGAGTACAGCACAGAGAAGCATAAgaagcacaaaaaagaaaagaagaaagtaaaagacaaagaTAGGGACCGGGACCGGGACAAAGACCGAGACAAGAAAAAATCTCATAGCATCAAGCCAGAGAGTTGGTCTAAATCACCCATCTCTTCAGACCAGTCCTTGTCTATGACAAGTAACACAATCTTATCTACAGACAGGCCCTCAAGGCTTAGCCCTGACTTTATGATTGGGGAGGAAGATGACGATCTTATGGATGTGGCCCTGATTGGCAACTAG